The Candidatus Manganitrophus noduliformans genome includes a window with the following:
- a CDS encoding electron transfer flavoprotein-ubiquinone oxidoreductase, with amino-acid sequence MKPSEFPPPVRPGEFISPVTSGPENRIEVGILFVGAGPANLAGAIRLAQLLDQAPEVKAALGEFPIAIVEKGKYPGAHLLAGAILNPVSLKRLFPGLKEGEFPLEVPVQKEALYLLSQEKEYKVPLPPTMRNHGNYVISVSRFGKWLAEQAEALGVSIFSETAGAKLLVENGAIRGVKSGDKGRDRTGAPMENFQEGAEILAKATVLGEGAQGHLTQTAIAHFEITRLNPQTYSLGVKEIWEVPHPPEEVIHTMGWPLRGEKKYNEFGGSFLYPMGGNLVSLGLVVGLGYRNACTSVHDLLQLMKTHPFFRKILEGGRRLENGWGAKTIPEGGYYSVPDRLHLPGGLLVGDSAGFLNVPALKGIHYAMASGMLAAEAIFEALKSGKDLGQPDALSGYDAAVRKSFILRDLHRVRNMRQAFDHGFVPGMLLAGLMTVTGGAFPGWRFQTRRDADEPLLLEKREYPKPDGKYIFDKLTSVHASGNSSRDNQPNHLRLEVRVPEEVGEAWIHMCPANVYEWGTDAEGKKVVRMNPTNCVQCGAIGAKGGRLTPPEGGSGPQYTLT; translated from the coding sequence ATGAAGCCATCCGAATTTCCTCCCCCCGTGCGGCCGGGGGAGTTCATCTCGCCGGTCACGTCGGGCCCGGAGAACCGGATCGAGGTCGGCATTCTCTTTGTCGGGGCCGGTCCGGCGAACCTCGCCGGGGCGATCCGGCTTGCGCAATTGCTCGATCAGGCGCCGGAGGTGAAAGCGGCCCTTGGCGAGTTCCCGATTGCGATCGTCGAAAAGGGAAAATATCCGGGGGCGCATCTCCTGGCCGGAGCGATCCTCAATCCGGTCTCGCTGAAAAGACTTTTCCCGGGTTTGAAAGAAGGGGAGTTCCCGCTCGAAGTCCCCGTCCAAAAAGAGGCGCTTTATCTTCTCTCCCAGGAGAAGGAGTATAAAGTCCCCCTCCCGCCGACGATGCGCAACCATGGAAATTACGTCATCTCGGTCAGCCGGTTCGGAAAGTGGCTCGCGGAGCAGGCCGAGGCGCTCGGCGTTTCCATCTTTAGCGAGACCGCCGGCGCGAAGCTCCTGGTCGAAAACGGCGCCATCCGCGGGGTAAAGAGCGGCGACAAGGGACGCGATCGGACCGGCGCGCCAATGGAGAATTTTCAGGAGGGGGCCGAGATCCTTGCCAAGGCGACGGTTCTCGGAGAAGGGGCGCAGGGGCACCTGACGCAAACGGCGATTGCCCACTTCGAGATCACCCGCCTAAATCCACAGACCTACTCGCTCGGGGTAAAGGAGATCTGGGAAGTTCCCCATCCTCCTGAAGAGGTCATCCACACGATGGGATGGCCGCTCCGGGGTGAAAAGAAATATAACGAGTTCGGGGGAAGTTTCCTCTATCCGATGGGGGGAAACCTGGTTTCGCTCGGCCTTGTCGTCGGCCTCGGATACCGCAACGCCTGCACGTCGGTCCACGATCTGCTGCAATTGATGAAAACCCATCCCTTCTTCCGGAAGATCCTGGAAGGGGGCCGGCGGCTTGAGAACGGATGGGGAGCAAAGACGATCCCGGAAGGAGGCTATTATTCGGTTCCCGATCGTCTTCATCTCCCGGGGGGATTGCTCGTCGGCGATTCGGCGGGGTTCCTCAATGTCCCGGCGCTGAAGGGGATTCACTATGCGATGGCTTCCGGGATGCTCGCCGCCGAGGCGATCTTCGAGGCGTTGAAATCGGGAAAGGATCTCGGTCAGCCTGATGCGCTTTCGGGATACGATGCCGCCGTTCGGAAGAGCTTCATTCTCCGAGACCTCCATCGTGTCCGGAACATGCGCCAGGCGTTCGACCACGGGTTTGTGCCGGGGATGTTGCTCGCGGGGCTGATGACGGTCACCGGCGGGGCTTTTCCGGGGTGGCGCTTTCAGACGCGGCGGGATGCCGACGAGCCGCTTTTGTTGGAAAAGAGGGAGTATCCCAAGCCCGATGGGAAGTACATCTTCGACAAACTGACCAGCGTCCACGCCAGCGGAAACAGCAGCCGCGACAACCAGCCCAACCACCTCCGTCTGGAGGTGCGCGTTCCGGAGGAGGTGGGGGAAGCCTGGATTCACATGTGCCCCGCCAACGTCTATGAATGGGGAACCGATGCCGAAGGGAAAAAGGTCGTCCGGATGAACCCGACCAACTGCGTCCAATGCGGCGCCATCGGAGCCAAGGGAGGCCGTTTAACCCCGCCGGAGGGGGGAAGCGGCCCCCAATATACCCTGACTTAG
- a CDS encoding TIGR00266 family protein, with product MARMDVVDYQIFGAEMQYVEIELDPDEAAVAEAGGMMFMENGIEMETVFGDGSQQQKSGFMGALLGAGKRLLTGESLFMTIFINRGSGKKKVAFASPYPGKIIAMDLRELGGQIVCQKDSFLCAAKGVSVGIAFQRKLGVGLFGGEGFIMQKLEGDGLAFVHAGGTLSERNLAPGEMLRVDTGCIVAMQPSVTYDIEYVGKIKSALFSGEGFFYATLQGPGKIWLQSLPLSRLASRLYSAMPGAGRGREEGSLLGGLGGLLDGNN from the coding sequence ATGGCACGGATGGATGTAGTCGATTACCAGATTTTCGGCGCCGAGATGCAATATGTCGAAATCGAGCTCGATCCCGACGAGGCGGCGGTGGCCGAGGCGGGCGGGATGATGTTCATGGAAAACGGCATCGAGATGGAGACGGTCTTCGGGGACGGCTCCCAGCAGCAAAAGTCCGGGTTCATGGGCGCCCTCCTCGGCGCGGGAAAGCGCCTCCTGACCGGCGAGTCGCTTTTCATGACGATCTTTATCAATCGGGGAAGCGGAAAGAAAAAGGTCGCCTTCGCCTCTCCTTATCCGGGAAAGATCATTGCCATGGATCTCAGAGAATTGGGAGGCCAGATCGTCTGCCAGAAAGACTCTTTCCTCTGCGCCGCGAAGGGGGTCTCCGTCGGGATCGCCTTTCAGAGGAAGCTCGGGGTCGGTCTCTTCGGCGGGGAAGGCTTCATCATGCAGAAACTCGAAGGGGACGGTCTGGCGTTCGTGCACGCGGGGGGAACGTTGAGCGAGCGGAACCTTGCTCCCGGCGAGATGCTTCGGGTCGACACCGGCTGCATCGTCGCCATGCAGCCTTCGGTCACGTATGACATCGAATATGTCGGCAAGATCAAATCGGCCCTCTTCTCAGGGGAGGGATTTTTCTACGCCACCCTTCAGGGACCGGGGAAGATCTGGCTGCAATCGCTTCCGCTCAGCCGACTGGCCAGCCGGCTCTATTCGGCGATGCCGGGGGCCGGCCGCGGGCGCGAGGAGGGCTCGCTGCTCGGAGGATTGGGCGGTCTGCTCGATGGGAACAACTGA
- a CDS encoding M48 family metalloprotease gives MFSSTSQTELFEVLSFGPGIPPQGERISIRITSEGVILRPGGPDEETLLFERLRITAGGFDHDQITLTWMKRQETWSLILSDPRAKTAFLAAAPSFLAPQLRQWQKQTSRVGRGMRFGWFLLGLLILSPLLLGLALWWQSDAIAEWAVHRISHTSEVKFGDLIYAQTRPGLTLLPEGETTKMIEEIGSRLTQGSPYPFKWHVADDPTINAFAIPGGHIVVFTGLIEAAESPEEVAGILAHEAEHVLQRHSLKGMVHQLGWRVVLALLLGDIGGGRFGQAAAQLQILSFGRDQESEADLKGLALLKGAKIDPKGMITFFDRLSKKEGASIALLSTHPASANRAEAIRTEIARIGPWKSEPLPYDWDAIKKGLMK, from the coding sequence GTGTTTTCATCCACCTCTCAAACGGAATTATTCGAGGTTCTCTCCTTCGGGCCGGGAATCCCCCCCCAGGGGGAGCGGATTTCCATTCGGATCACCTCGGAAGGGGTGATTCTACGTCCCGGCGGGCCGGATGAGGAGACCCTCCTCTTCGAGCGCCTCCGGATCACGGCCGGCGGATTCGATCATGACCAGATTACGCTGACCTGGATGAAGCGGCAGGAAACATGGTCGCTGATCCTCTCCGATCCCCGCGCCAAAACGGCCTTCCTCGCCGCCGCTCCCTCCTTTCTTGCACCGCAGCTGAGACAATGGCAAAAGCAGACTTCCCGCGTCGGACGGGGAATGCGGTTCGGTTGGTTTCTCCTCGGACTTTTGATCCTCTCTCCCCTCCTTCTCGGACTGGCGCTCTGGTGGCAGTCGGATGCGATCGCCGAATGGGCCGTTCATCGCATTTCCCACACTTCGGAGGTGAAGTTCGGAGATCTGATCTACGCGCAAACCCGGCCCGGCCTGACCCTTCTTCCGGAAGGGGAAACAACGAAGATGATCGAGGAGATCGGAAGCCGATTGACGCAGGGGTCCCCCTATCCCTTCAAATGGCATGTCGCCGACGATCCGACGATCAACGCCTTTGCCATCCCGGGGGGGCATATCGTCGTCTTTACCGGGCTGATTGAAGCGGCCGAGTCGCCCGAAGAGGTCGCCGGCATCCTTGCCCACGAAGCCGAACATGTTCTTCAACGGCACAGCCTGAAGGGAATGGTTCACCAGCTCGGATGGCGTGTCGTTCTCGCCCTCCTCCTCGGCGATATCGGCGGGGGCCGGTTCGGCCAGGCGGCCGCCCAGCTGCAAATATTAAGTTTCGGGCGCGATCAAGAATCCGAGGCCGACCTCAAGGGTCTCGCCCTCCTGAAAGGGGCAAAGATCGACCCGAAGGGAATGATCACCTTCTTTGACCGGCTCTCAAAAAAAGAGGGAGCATCGATCGCTCTCCTCTCCACCCACCCCGCCAGCGCCAACCGCGCCGAGGCAATCCGGACCGAAATCGCCCGGATCGGCCCCTGGAAAAGCGAGCCGCTTCCGTATGACTGGGATGCGATTAAGAAAGGCTTGATGAAGTAG
- a CDS encoding flagellar basal body rod C-terminal domain-containing protein, translating to MLSPLGASLSGLRAGLEKLEASANNVANLSTDGFKKDRVLLSEGVTGGVVVEIGKSTESGPSYRSPQGEVIEASNVDLAEEAVEQILAKYTFSMSLAAFKTTDEMQKGVIDLLA from the coding sequence ATGCTTTCACCATTAGGAGCTTCTCTTTCAGGTCTCCGTGCCGGTCTGGAAAAACTCGAAGCATCGGCAAATAATGTTGCCAATCTCAGCACCGACGGCTTCAAGAAAGATCGGGTCCTTTTAAGCGAAGGGGTCACCGGCGGCGTTGTCGTTGAGATCGGAAAGAGCACGGAGTCAGGACCTTCCTATCGATCCCCCCAGGGTGAAGTGATCGAAGCTTCCAATGTCGATCTAGCTGAAGAGGCCGTCGAGCAGATCCTCGCAAAATATACCTTCAGTATGAGCCTCGCCGCGTTCAAAACCACCGATGAAATGCAAAAGGGTGTGATTGATCTCCTCGCCTGA
- a CDS encoding NYN domain-containing protein, translating to MHLIIDGYNFIGRQKGLRGDLEGKRARLIEQLTAYRQIKNLPVTVVFDGSAKGAAERTGGIEVIFSGYGESADDVIVRMAEDFREGCTVVSSDRAVRDQAQRSGAVALYSGEFETRLHAALHQEGTPPTEKPLDETEPPRPAEKKGNPRKLSKTERRRQGRLKRL from the coding sequence ATGCATCTGATCATCGACGGTTACAACTTCATCGGGAGGCAGAAGGGGCTTCGGGGGGATCTGGAAGGAAAACGGGCCCGCCTCATCGAACAGCTGACAGCCTACCGCCAGATCAAAAACCTTCCGGTTACGGTGGTCTTCGACGGAAGCGCGAAGGGAGCGGCGGAGCGAACGGGCGGGATTGAGGTGATCTTCTCGGGGTACGGAGAGTCGGCCGACGACGTGATTGTCCGGATGGCCGAAGATTTCCGGGAAGGCTGCACCGTCGTCTCTTCCGATCGGGCGGTGCGGGATCAAGCCCAGCGGAGCGGCGCCGTCGCGCTCTACTCGGGAGAATTCGAGACCCGCCTTCACGCCGCCCTTCACCAGGAGGGAACCCCGCCGACAGAAAAACCGCTTGATGAAACGGAGCCTCCCCGGCCGGCCGAGAAGAAGGGGAATCCGCGCAAACTTTCCAAAACAGAGCGGCGTCGCCAAGGACGTCTGAAGCGGCTCTGA
- a CDS encoding CPBP family intramembrane glutamic endopeptidase: MLVPSEEDEFVSAPGRPLGLKVQKIEAAVFLFLVVPSMIFSFYSSRQAGLSFALMASGTILRDLALVSLIFYFLWRNAEPVDWIGWRFDRFGREAALGVALFIPFFFGAALLGSALQEAGLSAPSTPPTAFLPERTAGQMLLALALVIVVAVAEETIFRGYLLLRFTAITRNPTVSLFLSSAIFALGHGYQGTAGVVTVGVMGFVFGLVYFWRRSLVAPMVMHFLQDLTAIFLLLFFDLK, translated from the coding sequence ATGCTTGTGCCGTCGGAGGAAGACGAGTTCGTCTCAGCGCCGGGCCGCCCGCTCGGACTGAAGGTGCAGAAGATCGAGGCGGCGGTCTTTCTCTTCTTGGTTGTCCCCTCGATGATTTTTTCTTTTTATTCGTCGAGGCAAGCGGGTCTGAGCTTCGCCCTGATGGCATCCGGAACCATTTTGCGCGATCTTGCGTTGGTGAGCTTGATTTTCTATTTTCTCTGGCGAAATGCCGAACCGGTCGATTGGATCGGCTGGCGGTTCGACCGTTTTGGGCGGGAGGCCGCCCTCGGCGTCGCCCTCTTCATCCCCTTCTTCTTCGGCGCGGCGCTGCTTGGGAGCGCCCTGCAAGAGGCGGGACTCTCCGCCCCTTCCACCCCGCCCACCGCATTTCTGCCGGAGCGGACCGCGGGGCAGATGCTTTTGGCCCTGGCGCTGGTGATCGTCGTCGCCGTCGCCGAGGAGACGATCTTCCGGGGGTATCTTCTCCTCCGCTTTACGGCGATTACCCGGAATCCAACGGTCTCGCTCTTCCTTTCGTCGGCGATCTTTGCATTGGGGCACGGCTATCAAGGGACGGCCGGGGTCGTCACGGTGGGGGTGATGGGCTTTGTTTTCGGCCTCGTTTATTTCTGGCGGCGGAGCCTCGTCGCGCCGATGGTCATGCACTTTCTGCAGGACTTGACTGCCATCTTTCTTCTCTTGTTTTTTGATCTGAAGTGA
- a CDS encoding TolB family protein, which produces MYSVCRRISFITLLPTLAFLLSACGSGGGGDPSPSGNAPGPISIQISPNAPTIQTQETLQFTATVTGSNNAAVTWSLSETEGGSISAEGLYTAPEIPGVFHVVATSQADPSRQETATVTVVDLSVPPPLSIRITPEAAQIATNQSLHLTVTVGGFDSNVVWEIEGGAAGGSLMPEQGGALYTAPGVEGTFHIVVFPEADPSVRAVAAITVVTAPPPPPGIAVRIIPEAISIETGETFRFQASVTGTADASVSWTVQQGPLGGSIDTAGAYTAPDRPGSYDVIATSRADPSKSARATITVTAPIMVSLTPAAAAISIWQQQTFQAAVTGSDNRNVVWSIQEGAAGGTITPGAGGRATYTAPGAEGIFHVVATSQADPSRTATAAVTVTARPVISVMIQPETVSLSSNEQQPFTATVNGHSNRSVVWSVQETEAGTITENGLYTAPNREGTFHVVAASGADPARRAIATVTVRTSIPGRTVERVSVGPSGTEGNGLSRRPFLGGDGRYVAFESIASNLVPGDTNGVQDLFVRDREAGTTRRVSVDSAGREGNDISFGSKMSGDGRFIIFESQANNLVPDDTNGFTDIFLHDLQTGTTERVSVGAGGAQADSASGYAYVNRDGRYVVFYSFADNLVPGDTNAVGDIFIRDR; this is translated from the coding sequence ATGTATTCTGTTTGTCGTCGAATATCTTTTATCACCCTTCTTCCAACCCTCGCCTTTTTACTCTCCGCCTGCGGGAGCGGCGGAGGGGGCGACCCCTCCCCATCCGGGAATGCGCCCGGGCCGATCTCAATCCAAATCAGCCCGAACGCCCCGACGATCCAGACGCAGGAGACCCTTCAGTTCACGGCAACGGTGACCGGCAGCAACAACGCCGCCGTCACCTGGAGCCTTTCGGAAACGGAGGGTGGGTCGATCAGCGCCGAGGGACTGTATACCGCGCCTGAGATCCCCGGCGTTTTCCATGTTGTCGCAACCAGCCAGGCCGATCCAAGCCGGCAGGAGACTGCTACGGTCACCGTCGTCGACCTCTCCGTCCCCCCGCCCCTCTCGATCCGAATCACCCCCGAGGCGGCTCAGATCGCAACAAACCAGAGTCTTCATCTTACGGTGACGGTTGGCGGCTTCGATTCGAACGTTGTCTGGGAAATCGAAGGGGGTGCGGCGGGCGGCTCCCTCATGCCCGAACAAGGAGGCGCCCTCTATACAGCCCCCGGCGTGGAGGGAACCTTCCACATTGTCGTCTTCCCGGAGGCCGATCCCTCCGTCCGGGCGGTTGCGGCGATCACCGTTGTGACGGCGCCTCCTCCCCCTCCTGGAATCGCAGTCCGGATCATCCCGGAGGCGATCTCCATCGAAACCGGCGAGACGTTCCGTTTTCAGGCCTCCGTTACAGGAACCGCCGACGCCTCGGTTTCCTGGACGGTCCAGCAGGGGCCGCTCGGCGGATCGATTGATACCGCCGGAGCCTACACCGCCCCCGACCGCCCCGGCAGCTATGATGTCATCGCCACCAGCCGGGCCGACCCCTCAAAGAGCGCCCGAGCAACCATCACCGTAACCGCTCCGATCATGGTCAGCCTCACTCCGGCGGCCGCGGCGATCTCGATTTGGCAGCAGCAAACATTTCAGGCCGCCGTCACCGGGAGCGACAACCGGAACGTCGTCTGGTCGATCCAAGAGGGCGCGGCCGGTGGAACGATCACCCCGGGCGCCGGGGGCCGGGCAACTTACACGGCGCCCGGCGCAGAGGGGATCTTTCACGTGGTGGCCACCAGCCAAGCAGACCCTAGCCGAACGGCGACCGCCGCCGTCACCGTCACCGCCCGGCCGGTCATTTCCGTCATGATTCAACCCGAGACGGTCTCCCTTTCTTCCAATGAACAACAGCCATTTACCGCCACCGTTAATGGGCATTCCAACCGATCGGTTGTCTGGAGCGTCCAGGAAACGGAGGCCGGTACGATCACCGAGAACGGCCTCTACACGGCTCCGAACCGGGAAGGGACATTCCATGTGGTCGCGGCCAGCGGCGCCGATCCGGCCCGCCGGGCGATCGCGACGGTGACCGTACGGACGTCGATCCCGGGACGCACCGTGGAGCGGGTCAGCGTCGGCCCCTCCGGGACCGAGGGAAACGGCCTCAGCCGGCGCCCGTTCCTCGGCGGAGACGGCCGCTATGTCGCCTTTGAATCGATCGCATCGAATTTGGTCCCGGGAGACACCAACGGTGTCCAGGACCTCTTTGTTCGGGATCGGGAGGCCGGCACCACCCGGCGGGTCAGTGTCGACTCCGCCGGACGGGAGGGAAACGACATCAGCTTCGGCTCGAAGATGAGCGGCGACGGCCGGTTCATCATCTTTGAATCGCAAGCGAACAATCTCGTCCCGGACGACACCAACGGGTTCACCGATATTTTCCTTCATGACCTTCAAACCGGGACGACCGAGCGGGTCAGCGTCGGGGCGGGCGGCGCCCAGGCCGACAGCGCCAGCGGCTACGCCTACGTAAATCGGGACGGTCGCTATGTGGTCTTCTACTCCTTTGCGGACAACCTGGTCCCTGGAGATACCAATGCGGTCGGAGACATCTTCATTCGCGACCGGTAG
- a CDS encoding SulP family inorganic anion transporter produces MKTHFFTPPAIPADRFWTFLKSNYLVDVSGDFWGGVTSAVVALPLALAFALASGVDAKYGLYTAIVAAVVASVFGGSKVQITGPTGAMAVILAGIVAQYGIEKLWVAAVLAGIIQIALGLSRMGRFALYIPHPLIAGFTNGIAVIIFAGQLNNAFGLQIPAAGGSTFFEGLYTTLTHLPGLNLSALLLTATVVLIMLFMPVSITRRVPASLIGLTAATAAAALFQLNVPTIGAIPHVLPMPHLPAGAWGDLHTLLRPALALAALGSIESLLSAVVADSMMASERHDSNKELFGQGLANIVTAFFQGIPATGAIARTAVNVRSGAKSRLSSIFHSLALILIMFFFAEFASHIPLAALAGILMVTSIRMVEWENTRAIFRAPEADRIVLLITFAVTVAFDLILAVEIGLIAAGLLFIRRMSELGIMNQSVDEIVQSPEKAAPIQVCPYVVVVRIAGPLFFGAAEKFMNEIKKRIDMKVLILRLGQVNMIDATGAMAFRAIIDHTERIGAKLYISSLQPQVRFVLTQMGLMEMIPEGRVFDHADQAIRAASEQMEKEVCTGCRHYVNEQCDLFERPPEAAGV; encoded by the coding sequence ATGAAGACTCACTTCTTCACACCGCCGGCTATCCCCGCCGATCGATTCTGGACCTTTTTGAAATCGAACTACCTCGTCGATGTCTCCGGCGACTTCTGGGGAGGGGTCACCTCCGCAGTCGTTGCCCTCCCGTTGGCGCTCGCCTTCGCCCTCGCTTCCGGCGTCGATGCCAAATACGGCCTCTACACCGCCATCGTCGCCGCCGTGGTGGCGTCGGTTTTCGGGGGATCGAAGGTCCAGATTACCGGCCCGACCGGAGCGATGGCGGTCATCCTTGCGGGAATCGTCGCGCAATATGGCATCGAGAAGCTCTGGGTCGCCGCCGTCTTGGCCGGGATTATCCAGATCGCCCTCGGCCTCTCCCGGATGGGACGGTTCGCTCTCTACATTCCCCATCCCCTGATCGCCGGCTTCACCAATGGGATCGCCGTCATCATCTTTGCCGGCCAGTTGAACAACGCTTTCGGCCTTCAGATTCCCGCCGCGGGCGGGTCAACCTTCTTTGAAGGGCTTTATACGACACTGACACACCTCCCCGGCTTGAATCTTTCAGCCCTTCTCCTCACCGCCACGGTCGTCCTCATCATGCTCTTTATGCCGGTCTCCATCACCCGCCGCGTGCCGGCTTCTCTTATCGGTCTGACCGCCGCCACGGCCGCCGCGGCCCTCTTTCAACTGAATGTGCCGACGATCGGCGCCATTCCGCATGTTCTTCCGATGCCCCATCTTCCCGCCGGCGCTTGGGGAGACCTTCACACACTCCTCCGTCCGGCGTTGGCGCTGGCCGCCCTTGGCTCCATTGAGTCGCTCCTCTCGGCGGTGGTGGCCGACAGCATGATGGCCTCCGAACGGCACGACAGCAACAAAGAGCTGTTCGGACAGGGGCTGGCCAACATCGTCACCGCTTTTTTTCAGGGAATCCCGGCGACCGGGGCGATCGCCCGGACGGCGGTGAACGTGAGGAGCGGCGCCAAGTCGCGCCTCTCCAGCATCTTCCATAGTCTGGCGCTGATTCTGATCATGTTTTTTTTCGCCGAATTCGCATCGCATATCCCCCTTGCGGCGCTGGCTGGGATCTTGATGGTCACCTCTATTCGGATGGTCGAATGGGAAAACACCCGGGCGATATTCCGCGCCCCGGAGGCGGATCGGATCGTTCTGCTGATTACGTTTGCGGTGACCGTCGCCTTCGATCTGATTCTGGCCGTCGAGATCGGACTGATCGCCGCGGGGCTTCTCTTTATCCGCCGGATGAGCGAGCTCGGCATCATGAACCAATCGGTGGATGAGATCGTCCAATCGCCTGAGAAGGCCGCCCCGATTCAGGTCTGCCCCTATGTGGTCGTCGTCCGGATCGCCGGTCCCCTCTTTTTCGGCGCCGCGGAAAAGTTCATGAATGAGATCAAGAAGCGGATCGACATGAAAGTGTTGATCCTGCGCCTGGGGCAGGTCAATATGATCGATGCCACCGGGGCGATGGCCTTTCGGGCCATCATTGATCATACGGAGCGGATCGGCGCAAAGCTCTACATCAGCAGCCTTCAGCCCCAAGTCCGGTTCGTTTTGACGCAGATGGGATTGATGGAAATGATCCCGGAAGGTCGGGTCTTCGATCACGCCGACCAGGCGATCCGGGCGGCCTCAGAGCAGATGGAGAAAGAGGTCTGCACCGGCTGCCGTCATTACGTGAACGAGCAATGTGATCTCTTCGAAAGACCGCCGGAGGCCGCCGGCGTGTAG
- a CDS encoding Fur family transcriptional regulator → MKKHKDLIAVLRHNQQRITPARRFLLQYFIDHSTRQFSLPEIQAHLQDKLPGINRSSVYRNLEMLKQLSVIQELTVPGQGKRYQFIFEQQVHHFIICKACGKVVKGNRDLFEKVEKALKEIHDFQKANLSVTFYGFCSKCQTAVEAG, encoded by the coding sequence ATGAAAAAACATAAAGATTTAATTGCAGTGCTTCGTCACAATCAGCAGCGGATTACCCCTGCCCGACGGTTTTTGCTTCAATATTTCATCGATCATTCCACGAGGCAGTTCTCCCTCCCGGAGATCCAGGCGCATCTTCAGGACAAGCTCCCCGGCATCAATCGATCGAGCGTCTATCGTAACCTGGAGATGTTAAAGCAGCTCAGCGTGATCCAAGAGCTGACCGTCCCGGGGCAGGGAAAGCGGTATCAATTCATCTTCGAGCAGCAGGTGCACCATTTCATTATCTGCAAGGCGTGCGGGAAGGTGGTCAAGGGGAATCGAGACCTCTTCGAAAAGGTCGAGAAGGCGTTGAAGGAAATTCACGACTTTCAGAAGGCGAATCTGTCGGTGACGTTTTATGGGTTTTGTTCGAAGTGTCAGACGGCGGTGGAGGCGGGATAG